One stretch of Dyella jiangningensis DNA includes these proteins:
- the rseP gene encoding RIP metalloprotease RseP: protein MNTLLGSVFWLLVTLGVLVTFHEFGHYWVARRCGVKVLRFSVGFGRAIWKRIGKDGTEYQVAVIPLGGYVKMLDAREGEVDPALAGQEFTGKPVWQRIAIVAAGPAFNLIFTVVAFWLMFMLGKPDIAPLVTAAPQSMAAQAGIHPGDRVLRIDGKAVATWSDSLEAVANAMLGREPLPMDVRGTDGAERHVVLPLQELPAGQGIDQYLDKLGLRPAPLPAVAAIVTEGDPAQTAGMRGGDRLVSVNGQPVADFDVFGNLVKDEAAKSPRLTIAIERAGKPMTLTVTAVKKSYEGRPPQWLIGIRPPQPEEALVRYGPVKALGASLSTTWDRAMSIFNMIGKMVSGQASTKNLSGVIGIAQVANASASMGATWFIEFLALVSLSLAVLNLMPIPVLDGGHLLYYLIELVKGSPLSERAMMAGQYVGLILLFTLMGLAFYNDIHRFLPS from the coding sequence ATGAATACTCTTCTTGGATCCGTGTTTTGGTTGCTGGTCACGCTTGGCGTGCTGGTGACCTTTCACGAATTCGGCCACTACTGGGTCGCCCGCCGCTGCGGCGTGAAGGTGCTCCGTTTCTCGGTGGGCTTCGGCAGGGCCATCTGGAAGCGCATCGGCAAGGACGGCACCGAGTATCAGGTCGCCGTGATTCCGCTGGGCGGCTACGTGAAGATGCTCGACGCCCGCGAAGGCGAGGTCGATCCCGCGCTCGCCGGCCAGGAGTTCACCGGCAAGCCCGTCTGGCAGCGCATCGCGATCGTCGCTGCAGGTCCCGCTTTCAATCTCATCTTTACCGTGGTGGCGTTCTGGCTGATGTTCATGCTGGGCAAGCCGGACATCGCCCCGCTGGTCACTGCCGCGCCGCAGAGCATGGCCGCGCAGGCCGGCATCCACCCGGGCGACCGCGTGCTGCGCATCGACGGCAAGGCCGTCGCGACGTGGAGCGACTCCCTGGAGGCCGTGGCCAACGCCATGCTTGGTCGCGAGCCGCTGCCGATGGATGTGCGCGGCACCGACGGCGCCGAACGCCATGTCGTGCTGCCGCTGCAGGAACTGCCGGCCGGCCAGGGTATCGACCAGTATCTGGACAAGCTGGGCCTGAGACCCGCGCCGCTGCCGGCCGTCGCAGCCATCGTCACCGAGGGCGATCCGGCGCAGACCGCCGGCATGCGCGGCGGCGATCGGCTGGTCAGCGTCAACGGACAGCCAGTGGCCGACTTCGACGTCTTCGGCAACCTGGTGAAAGATGAAGCGGCCAAGTCGCCCAGGCTGACCATCGCCATCGAGCGGGCCGGCAAGCCCATGACGCTGACCGTCACGGCGGTCAAGAAGTCCTACGAAGGGCGTCCCCCGCAGTGGCTGATCGGCATCCGGCCACCGCAGCCTGAGGAAGCGCTGGTGCGCTATGGACCGGTCAAGGCCCTCGGCGCCTCCCTGAGCACTACCTGGGACCGCGCCATGTCGATCTTCAACATGATCGGCAAGATGGTCAGCGGCCAGGCCTCCACCAAGAACCTCTCCGGCGTGATCGGCATCGCCCAGGTGGCCAATGCCTCCGCCAGCATGGGCGCCACCTGGTTCATCGAATTCCTGGCGCTGGTGTCGCTCAGCCTCGCCGTGCTCAACCTGATGCCCATCCCCGTCTTGGACGGGGGTCACCTGCTGTATTACCTTATCGAGTTGGTCAAGGGCAGCCCCTTAAGCGAACGCGCAATGATGGCCGGTCAGTATGTCGGCCTGATCCTGCTGTTTACGTT